From Lacipirellulaceae bacterium, the proteins below share one genomic window:
- a CDS encoding DUF421 domain-containing protein: protein MVALSTVVAYAVIILLTRIFGLRSFAKMSATDFATTVAIGSLLGATISSPQPSLVTGLCSLACVYLVHGALSYLRQATNWCAKATDNEPLLLMRGSEIIEQNLRVANVTREDLFAKLREANACNYEQIRAVVLETTGDVSVLHATDESVELHEDFLRGVRSSV, encoded by the coding sequence ATGGTCGCACTTAGTACGGTAGTTGCCTACGCGGTGATTATCTTGCTCACACGCATATTTGGGCTCCGCAGCTTCGCCAAAATGTCAGCCACTGACTTTGCAACGACTGTGGCCATCGGCTCTCTTCTGGGAGCGACTATCTCCAGCCCACAGCCTTCGCTTGTGACGGGGCTTTGTTCCTTAGCTTGTGTCTATCTCGTGCATGGGGCACTTTCTTACTTGCGTCAAGCAACTAATTGGTGCGCCAAAGCAACCGATAACGAGCCCCTGCTATTGATGAGAGGCAGCGAAATTATTGAACAGAATTTACGTGTTGCCAATGTGACTCGCGAAGATTTATTCGCCAAGCTGAGAGAAGCAAACGCCTGCAACTACGAGCAGATTCGAGCTGTAGTTCTAGAAACAACGGGCGATGTTTCTGTCTTGCACGCAACTGACGAGTCAGTTGAATTGCACGAAGACTTCTTGCGGGGTGTTCGCTCAAGTGTCTAA
- a CDS encoding Y4yA family PLP-dependent enzyme, whose protein sequence is MLRVLNEPDLLTHAIEELGSPLNLIHPELLKRNIQRLEAIAGSRHLDFRVYFARKANKCLAFVDAANDVGSGIDVASLAELQQCLARGVAADQLILTAAIKNRRLVEEAISHGVCIAVDNSSEVELIQDVCQLLQREARVAMRLSGFEFRGQPLISRFGVDVSDALPFALRHFQGGSASGKLHLEGLHFHLDGYERDHRVAALLQSLQICDLLREEGFAIQFIDIGGGFPMSYLDIESQWTRFWDAHNQALLGLSDPVTYRNHALGLRVEADSIRGEANVYPYYQRPTAEQWFAELLDAPADVLEARNMAEAISHRQLQLRCEPGRSLLDGGGMTAARVCYVKQHPQGHHLIGLEMNSTQCRTGSDDFLVDPLLVRNTKSKNSEPCSGFLTGAYCTESELLTLRRLEFPLGVDVGDTIVWPNTAGYFMHFRESRSHQFQLAKNVVCDEGSNYLIDPIDLPR, encoded by the coding sequence ATGCTTCGAGTGCTGAACGAACCTGATCTCTTAACACATGCGATCGAAGAATTGGGATCTCCCTTAAACTTGATCCACCCTGAGCTCCTCAAACGAAACATTCAGCGTCTCGAAGCTATCGCTGGAAGTCGTCACCTCGACTTTCGGGTCTATTTCGCAAGGAAGGCAAATAAGTGCTTAGCTTTTGTTGATGCTGCAAATGACGTGGGCAGCGGTATCGATGTTGCTAGCCTTGCCGAGTTGCAGCAATGTCTAGCACGCGGCGTTGCTGCTGATCAACTCATTCTGACTGCTGCAATTAAGAATCGTCGACTGGTTGAAGAGGCTATTAGTCACGGCGTGTGCATAGCCGTCGACAACTCAAGTGAAGTGGAGCTCATTCAAGATGTGTGCCAACTACTACAGAGGGAAGCACGAGTTGCGATGCGGCTAAGCGGATTCGAGTTTAGAGGCCAGCCGCTTATTTCAAGATTCGGCGTTGATGTGAGCGACGCGTTGCCATTCGCTTTGCGGCACTTTCAAGGTGGTAGTGCTTCTGGCAAATTACACCTCGAAGGATTGCATTTTCATCTCGATGGGTACGAGAGAGATCACCGTGTTGCTGCACTTCTTCAGTCACTTCAAATCTGCGATCTGTTGCGTGAGGAGGGATTTGCTATCCAGTTCATCGATATCGGTGGTGGATTCCCGATGTCCTATTTGGACATTGAATCGCAGTGGACACGGTTTTGGGATGCACACAACCAGGCGCTCCTTGGATTAAGTGACCCTGTCACGTATAGAAACCATGCTTTAGGTTTACGAGTTGAGGCGGACAGCATCCGAGGCGAAGCGAATGTTTACCCCTACTATCAAAGACCCACCGCTGAGCAATGGTTTGCCGAATTGCTGGATGCTCCTGCAGATGTGCTTGAGGCAAGAAACATGGCGGAAGCGATTTCGCATCGTCAGTTACAGTTACGATGCGAGCCGGGACGGAGCTTGTTGGATGGCGGCGGGATGACAGCGGCGCGTGTTTGTTATGTGAAGCAACATCCGCAAGGCCACCATCTGATAGGGCTGGAAATGAACAGCACTCAGTGTCGAACCGGCAGTGATGATTTTCTTGTTGATCCACTATTGGTGAGAAACACGAAGTCGAAGAATAGCGAACCTTGCTCCGGGTTTCTCACAGGTGCCTATTGCACGGAAAGTGAACTACTGACGCTCCGACGTCTTGAGTTTCCACTAGGTGTCGATGTCGGGGACACAATCGTTTGGCCAAATACAGCAGGGTATTTCATGCATTTTCGCGAAAGCCGGTCGCATCAGTTTCAACTGGCGAAGAATGTCGTATGCGACGAGGGTAGTAATTACTTAATCGACCCGATCGACTTACCCCGCTGA
- a CDS encoding cation:proton antiporter encodes MELALSPTVTWSLVVGASFLLAALAYGPIKSLPISMPLCYLAIGIGIGPWGLKLIELDFLEDSKLVEVLAEIAVLVCLLTSGLKLPPLGQLFRATAVPLATAGMVVTIVGIAIAGYYGMGLPIGAAILLGAVLAPTDPVLAGEVQVNSNEDTDRLRYSLTGEAGLNDGAAFPFIMLGLGLLGVHDLGALAWKWLAVDLLYATIAGTLTGWIAGYGVSRLAVYVKRKSERPATCEELLTLGLIGVSYGCAMAIGSYGFLSVFAAGVALRHYAREDDSDDHPEETLRDVASINGQFERILEAAMVVLTGVLLASAWSLPSDWWIALLLFVVVRPLAVTVALAKSDATWFQKSLVAFFGLRGVGSLYYLSYAIGKMQSDELSQRLSEIVLTTIVLSIVLHTTTSSIILSFYNESNRQKGDPAA; translated from the coding sequence ATGGAATTAGCTCTTTCTCCTACAGTAACTTGGTCGTTGGTCGTAGGCGCGTCGTTCCTGCTCGCGGCTCTGGCCTACGGCCCGATCAAGTCTTTACCGATCTCAATGCCTCTCTGTTATTTGGCGATCGGTATCGGGATTGGCCCGTGGGGCCTGAAACTCATCGAGCTTGATTTCTTGGAAGATTCGAAACTCGTCGAAGTACTTGCTGAGATAGCCGTCTTAGTCTGTCTTCTCACGTCAGGTCTGAAGCTTCCTCCACTAGGTCAACTCTTTCGCGCAACCGCTGTTCCGCTCGCTACTGCAGGCATGGTGGTTACGATTGTTGGAATTGCAATTGCTGGCTACTACGGCATGGGATTACCTATAGGTGCTGCTATACTTCTCGGGGCCGTTCTAGCCCCTACAGACCCTGTTTTAGCAGGGGAAGTCCAAGTCAATAGCAATGAGGACACTGACCGACTGCGTTATTCCCTTACCGGAGAGGCCGGATTGAATGATGGAGCGGCATTTCCGTTTATCATGCTAGGCCTGGGTCTGCTAGGAGTCCATGATCTTGGAGCATTAGCGTGGAAGTGGCTTGCGGTTGACTTACTCTATGCAACCATTGCTGGAACTTTGACGGGCTGGATAGCCGGGTATGGCGTAAGCCGACTAGCCGTCTACGTAAAACGTAAATCAGAGCGGCCCGCAACGTGCGAAGAGCTTTTGACTCTAGGACTCATCGGAGTGAGCTACGGCTGCGCGATGGCTATCGGCTCGTACGGTTTTTTATCAGTCTTCGCTGCTGGAGTCGCTCTTCGTCACTATGCGAGGGAAGATGATTCAGACGATCACCCTGAAGAAACACTGCGAGATGTTGCTTCAATTAACGGACAGTTTGAACGCATTCTCGAAGCCGCCATGGTAGTGCTCACCGGAGTGCTTCTTGCATCAGCTTGGTCGTTACCCAGCGATTGGTGGATTGCTTTGCTGCTATTTGTGGTCGTCCGACCTCTCGCAGTAACTGTTGCTCTAGCAAAAAGTGATGCGACTTGGTTTCAAAAGTCGTTAGTTGCTTTCTTTGGCCTTCGTGGAGTCGGATCGCTCTATTATCTCAGCTATGCGATCGGGAAGATGCAGTCGGACGAGTTGAGTCAGAGACTGAGCGAAATCGTTCTCACTACTATTGTTCTATCGATCGTTCTGCATACGACTACGTCCTCGATCATTCTAAGTTTCTATAACGAAAGCAATCGACAAAAAGGCGATCCCGCGGCCTAA